The proteins below come from a single Solea senegalensis isolate Sse05_10M linkage group LG2, IFAPA_SoseM_1, whole genome shotgun sequence genomic window:
- the LOC122783184 gene encoding rho GTPase-activating protein 20-like isoform X2: MDMSPLQQQQVEEDVSLRRGSMEQENKRRMKSQSCRRQSAPSLVITKALTRSKTLSRDSFLVPVSPETCPLVQSFLAASERCFLQHGHAQLRTGMQTQDRHLFLFNDVLVVAKAKSEQHTVQRLHSQRECVCGHTGLPLPVHRSANHFKLKTQVCVSEMWTASCVDEVCEGSIDTERSFVMGWPTCNCVCVYSSAEQKEKWLSLLKSRIKEEKEREEPKTIPLRVYGKGINSFAVTKTLPVSNSDSTNEVIRLALQQFSIIGNVKNYQLWVISKRDNAPYPLIGHEFPFSVHMNHMRQAASQGGGAGARDAVVAAPPVDRDRLQVGHVQASRQCQFILKPRPEESLLQQQQVFADFSQKSFKRRRSLITWAFWRGSASHLNELSVSGAARGCLFGRHLSCVCVEDALPKPVMDMLAFLYHEGPWTRGIFRRPAGARAVRELRDSLDAGEFQLPLTCDHVFVIAGVFKDFLRNIPGSLLCCELHEEWMDVLEEEEEEEEQVQDVQRMICRLPRENALLLRHLLALLHGIQGNAHENQMTAFNLSVCIAPSMLWPPGAPCSPEVEGEETKKVCELVKFMIEHCQQILGEDPRSLFGGPPQRRHCDETGSDSSYDSLENELDNSSGGSPSFCSRLRSKPLQGSLDSILTSSDCDQDTGPGDHDQSRGLHGLERTRGRKQDSAAGGSSSTLDSLSPEGPHRPRRYSEPAIAYVAKFGPCASGSTEVLSGEEEDGAEDLSKETPSSHTHCTGESRRAGGECEACSSSLSSTTNSPAPTRSSLDSLDSLSSDRPGLLLPRTLLPSSSSSVTPPPFRLSSEQNTVPKASPPREALSWGTVKSSRGFHLNTWVKKGRRLSLSQQDNAEKQEDDDKTAGGGVPDKCERGGVKQKICRSRKDVKMKLDPEAHRPPSHHRSTGSLHLPVPAWSHCSDATQQTAEPQVTERKQSSSPSFFSQHRGPSLSLFKRRKSHSVEVERNARLHARRASEPGQRLVEQASALSHTQLPSDPGLKVSQVDSQGSASEARFCLSPHSTKAVRDYFSSHPRSNPQSSQQVALALVKSHREWLRRNSDPTAEPDYEQLLFAEESFV; the protein is encoded by the exons ATGGACATGTccccactgcagcagcagcaggtggaggaggacgtCAGCCTGAGGAGAGGCAGCATGGAGCAGGAAAATAAACGG agGATGAAGTCTCAGAGTTGTCGCCGTCAGTCTGCTCCGTCTCTGGTCATCACCAAGGCCCTGACCCGGTCCAAGACTCTGTCCAG agaCAGCTTCCTGGTCCCCGTGAGTCCGGAGACGTGTCCCCTGGTGCAGTCCTTCCTCGCGGCCTCAGAGCGCTGCTTCCTCCAGCACGGACACGCTCAGCTGAGGACGGGGATGCAGACTCAGGACAGACACCTCTTCCTCTTCAACGACGTCCTGGTCGTCGCCAAGGCCAAGTCAGAGCAACACACAGTTCAAAGGttacactcacagagagagtgtgtgtgtggtcacactgGTCTGCCCCTCCCTGTCCACAGGTCGGCGAACCACTTCAAGCTGAAgactcaggtgtgtgtgagtgagatgtGGACGGCGAGCTGCGTGGACGAGGTGTGTGAGGGCAGCATCGACACAGAGAGGAGCTTTGTCATGGGCTGGCCCacctgtaactgtgtgtgtgtgtacag TTCAGCAGAACAGAAAGAGAAATGGCTCTCACTCCTCAAAAG TCGcataaaagaagagaaagagagggaggagcctAAAACAATTCCACTGCGAGTTTACGGGAAAGGGATCAACAGCTTTGCTGTG acaaagacacttCCTGTGAGCAACTCCGATTCAACCAATGAGGTGATCCGACTGGCTCTGCAGCAGTTCAGCATCATA GGAAATGTGAAAAACTACCAGTTATGGGTCATTTCAAAGAGGGACAACGCCCCCTAtcctctgattg GTCACGAGTTTCCGTTCAGCGTCCACATGAACCACATGAGACAGGCGGCGTCTCAGGGGGGCGGGGCAGGGGCCAGGGACGCGGTGGTGGCGGCGCCACCTGTGGACAGAGACAGGCTGCAGGTGGGACACGTGCAGGCCAGCAGGCAGTGTCAGTTCATTCTGAAGCCTCGACCCGAAGAAtcgctgctgcagcagcagcaggtgtttgcAG atttttctCAGAAGTCCTTCAAAAGGAGGCGTTCCCTCATCACCTGGGCCTTCTGGCGAGGCTCCGCCTCTCACCTGAACGAGCTGTCTGTCTCTGGCGCGGCCCGTGGCTGCCTGTTCGGCCGCCATCtcagctgcgtgtgtgtggaaGACGCGTTACCCAAACCCGTCATG GACATGCTGGCGTTCCTGTACCACGAGGGGCCGTGGACGCGGGGAATCTTCCGGCGTCCGGCGGGAGCTCGCGCGGTCAGAGAGCTGCGAGACTCTCTGGACGCTGGAGAGTTCCAGCTTCCTCTGACATGTGACCACGTCTTTGTCATCGCCGGAGTCTTTAAG GATTTCTTACGTAACATCCCGGGCAGCTTGCTGTGCTGCGAACTTCACGAAGAGTGGATGGACgtgctggaggaagaggaggaggaggaagagcaggtgCAGGACGTGCAGAG GATGATCTGTCGCCTCCCGAGAGAGAACGCTCTGCTGCTGCGACACCTGTTAGCGCTGCTGCACGGTATCCAGGGCAACGCTCACGAGAACCAGATGACCGCGTTCAACTTGTCCGTGTGCATCgctcccagcatgctttggcCACCGGGGGCGCCGTGCAGCCcggaggtggagggggaggagaccAAGAAG GTTTGTGAGCTGGTGAAGTTCATGATCGAACACTGTCAGCAGATTCTGGGAGAAGACCCTCGGTCTCTGTTTGGAGGACCGCCACAGAGACGGCACTGTGACGAGACTGGATCAG ACTCCTCCTACGACAGCCTGGAGAACGAGCTGGACAACAGCAGCGGAGGATCGCCCAGTTTCTGCAGCCGCCTCCGCTCCAAGCCGCTGCAGGGAAGCCTGGACTCCATCCTCACATCGAGTGACTGCGACCAGGACACAGGTCCAGGAGACCACGATCAAAGCAGAGGTCTACACGGTCTGGAGAGAACCAGAGGCAGGAAGCAGGACTCAGCGGCTGGAGGCTCCTCGTCCACACTGGACTCCCTGTCTCCGGAGGGTCCACACAGACCGAGGCGCTACTCAGAGCCGGCTATAGCATATGTGGCTAAGTTTGGACCATGTGCTTCAGGAAGCACTGAGGTCCTCagtggtgaggaggaggacggagcTGAAGATCTGTCAAAGGAGACACccagcagtcacacacactgcacaggtgagagcaggagagcaggaggagagtgTGAGGCCTGCTCCTCCAgcctctcctccaccaccaaCTCACCCGCACCAACTCGCTCCTCCCTGGACTCTCTGGACTCCCTCAGCAGCGACAGACCAGGTCTTCTCCTGCCCAGGACGCTGCTGccctccagcagctcctctgtaaCACCTCCACCCTTCAGATTGTCTTCAGAGCAGAACACCGTCCCAAAGGCTTCCCCACCCAGAGAAGCTCTCAGCTGGGGAACTGTGAAGAGCAGCAGAGGCTTCCACCTGAACACGTGGGTGAAGAAAGGCCGCAGACTCTCACTGAGCCAACAAGACAACGCAGAGAAACAAGAAGACGACGACAAGACTGCG GGAGGAGGAGTCCCTGACaagtgtgagagaggaggagtgaaACAGAAGATCTGCAGATCCAGAAAAGATGTGAAGATGAAGCTCGACCCTGAAGCACACAGACCTCCGTCTCACCACCGCTCCACAGGAAGCCTCCACCTGCCCGTACCTGCCTGGTCTCACTGCTCTGACGCCACACAGCAGACAGCAGAGCCTCAGGTGACGGAGCGGAAGCAGTCGTCGTCTCCGTCTTTCTTTTCCCAGCACAGAGGTCCGTCCCTGTCCCTGTTCAAACGACGCAAATCTCACTCTGTGGAGGTGGAGCGTAACGCCAGGCTCCACGCTCGCCGCGCCTCAGAGCCTGGTCAGCGGCTGGTGGAGCAAGCCTCCGCCCTCAGCCACACTCAGCTGCCCAGTGACCCAGGGCTGAAGGTGTCGCAGGTGGATTCGCAGGGATCCGCCTCTGAGGCTCGCTTCTGCCTGTCCCCTCACTCCACCAAAGCCGTGAGGGACTACTTCTCCTCGCACCCGCGCAGTAACCCCCAGAG
- the LOC122783184 gene encoding rho GTPase-activating protein 20-like isoform X1, which translates to MDMSPLQQQQVEEDVSLRRGSMEQENKRRMKSQSCRRQSAPSLVITKALTRSKTLSRDSFLVPVSPETCPLVQSFLAASERCFLQHGHAQLRTGMQTQDRHLFLFNDVLVVAKAKSEQHTVQRLHSQRECVCGHTGLPLPVHRSANHFKLKTQVCVSEMWTASCVDEVCEGSIDTERSFVMGWPTCNCVCVYSSAEQKEKWLSLLKSRIKEEKEREEPKTIPLRVYGKGINSFAVTKTLPVSNSDSTNEVIRLALQQFSIIGNVKNYQLWVISKRDNAPYPLIGHEFPFSVHMNHMRQAASQGGGAGARDAVVAAPPVDRDRLQVGHVQASRQCQFILKPRPEESLLQQQQVFADFSQKSFKRRRSLITWAFWRGSASHLNELSVSGAARGCLFGRHLSCVCVEDALPKPVMDMLAFLYHEGPWTRGIFRRPAGARAVRELRDSLDAGEFQLPLTCDHVFVIAGVFKDFLRNIPGSLLCCELHEEWMDVLEEEEEEEEQVQDVQRMICRLPRENALLLRHLLALLHGIQGNAHENQMTAFNLSVCIAPSMLWPPGAPCSPEVEGEETKKVCELVKFMIEHCQQILGEDPRSLFGGPPQRRHCDETGSESCSYPLTDSSYDSLENELDNSSGGSPSFCSRLRSKPLQGSLDSILTSSDCDQDTGPGDHDQSRGLHGLERTRGRKQDSAAGGSSSTLDSLSPEGPHRPRRYSEPAIAYVAKFGPCASGSTEVLSGEEEDGAEDLSKETPSSHTHCTGESRRAGGECEACSSSLSSTTNSPAPTRSSLDSLDSLSSDRPGLLLPRTLLPSSSSSVTPPPFRLSSEQNTVPKASPPREALSWGTVKSSRGFHLNTWVKKGRRLSLSQQDNAEKQEDDDKTAGGGVPDKCERGGVKQKICRSRKDVKMKLDPEAHRPPSHHRSTGSLHLPVPAWSHCSDATQQTAEPQVTERKQSSSPSFFSQHRGPSLSLFKRRKSHSVEVERNARLHARRASEPGQRLVEQASALSHTQLPSDPGLKVSQVDSQGSASEARFCLSPHSTKAVRDYFSSHPRSNPQSSQQVALALVKSHREWLRRNSDPTAEPDYEQLLFAEESFV; encoded by the exons ATGGACATGTccccactgcagcagcagcaggtggaggaggacgtCAGCCTGAGGAGAGGCAGCATGGAGCAGGAAAATAAACGG agGATGAAGTCTCAGAGTTGTCGCCGTCAGTCTGCTCCGTCTCTGGTCATCACCAAGGCCCTGACCCGGTCCAAGACTCTGTCCAG agaCAGCTTCCTGGTCCCCGTGAGTCCGGAGACGTGTCCCCTGGTGCAGTCCTTCCTCGCGGCCTCAGAGCGCTGCTTCCTCCAGCACGGACACGCTCAGCTGAGGACGGGGATGCAGACTCAGGACAGACACCTCTTCCTCTTCAACGACGTCCTGGTCGTCGCCAAGGCCAAGTCAGAGCAACACACAGTTCAAAGGttacactcacagagagagtgtgtgtgtggtcacactgGTCTGCCCCTCCCTGTCCACAGGTCGGCGAACCACTTCAAGCTGAAgactcaggtgtgtgtgagtgagatgtGGACGGCGAGCTGCGTGGACGAGGTGTGTGAGGGCAGCATCGACACAGAGAGGAGCTTTGTCATGGGCTGGCCCacctgtaactgtgtgtgtgtgtacag TTCAGCAGAACAGAAAGAGAAATGGCTCTCACTCCTCAAAAG TCGcataaaagaagagaaagagagggaggagcctAAAACAATTCCACTGCGAGTTTACGGGAAAGGGATCAACAGCTTTGCTGTG acaaagacacttCCTGTGAGCAACTCCGATTCAACCAATGAGGTGATCCGACTGGCTCTGCAGCAGTTCAGCATCATA GGAAATGTGAAAAACTACCAGTTATGGGTCATTTCAAAGAGGGACAACGCCCCCTAtcctctgattg GTCACGAGTTTCCGTTCAGCGTCCACATGAACCACATGAGACAGGCGGCGTCTCAGGGGGGCGGGGCAGGGGCCAGGGACGCGGTGGTGGCGGCGCCACCTGTGGACAGAGACAGGCTGCAGGTGGGACACGTGCAGGCCAGCAGGCAGTGTCAGTTCATTCTGAAGCCTCGACCCGAAGAAtcgctgctgcagcagcagcaggtgtttgcAG atttttctCAGAAGTCCTTCAAAAGGAGGCGTTCCCTCATCACCTGGGCCTTCTGGCGAGGCTCCGCCTCTCACCTGAACGAGCTGTCTGTCTCTGGCGCGGCCCGTGGCTGCCTGTTCGGCCGCCATCtcagctgcgtgtgtgtggaaGACGCGTTACCCAAACCCGTCATG GACATGCTGGCGTTCCTGTACCACGAGGGGCCGTGGACGCGGGGAATCTTCCGGCGTCCGGCGGGAGCTCGCGCGGTCAGAGAGCTGCGAGACTCTCTGGACGCTGGAGAGTTCCAGCTTCCTCTGACATGTGACCACGTCTTTGTCATCGCCGGAGTCTTTAAG GATTTCTTACGTAACATCCCGGGCAGCTTGCTGTGCTGCGAACTTCACGAAGAGTGGATGGACgtgctggaggaagaggaggaggaggaagagcaggtgCAGGACGTGCAGAG GATGATCTGTCGCCTCCCGAGAGAGAACGCTCTGCTGCTGCGACACCTGTTAGCGCTGCTGCACGGTATCCAGGGCAACGCTCACGAGAACCAGATGACCGCGTTCAACTTGTCCGTGTGCATCgctcccagcatgctttggcCACCGGGGGCGCCGTGCAGCCcggaggtggagggggaggagaccAAGAAG GTTTGTGAGCTGGTGAAGTTCATGATCGAACACTGTCAGCAGATTCTGGGAGAAGACCCTCGGTCTCTGTTTGGAGGACCGCCACAGAGACGGCACTGTGACGAGACTGGATCAG AGTCCTGTTCTTACCCTCTGACAGACTCCTCCTACGACAGCCTGGAGAACGAGCTGGACAACAGCAGCGGAGGATCGCCCAGTTTCTGCAGCCGCCTCCGCTCCAAGCCGCTGCAGGGAAGCCTGGACTCCATCCTCACATCGAGTGACTGCGACCAGGACACAGGTCCAGGAGACCACGATCAAAGCAGAGGTCTACACGGTCTGGAGAGAACCAGAGGCAGGAAGCAGGACTCAGCGGCTGGAGGCTCCTCGTCCACACTGGACTCCCTGTCTCCGGAGGGTCCACACAGACCGAGGCGCTACTCAGAGCCGGCTATAGCATATGTGGCTAAGTTTGGACCATGTGCTTCAGGAAGCACTGAGGTCCTCagtggtgaggaggaggacggagcTGAAGATCTGTCAAAGGAGACACccagcagtcacacacactgcacaggtgagagcaggagagcaggaggagagtgTGAGGCCTGCTCCTCCAgcctctcctccaccaccaaCTCACCCGCACCAACTCGCTCCTCCCTGGACTCTCTGGACTCCCTCAGCAGCGACAGACCAGGTCTTCTCCTGCCCAGGACGCTGCTGccctccagcagctcctctgtaaCACCTCCACCCTTCAGATTGTCTTCAGAGCAGAACACCGTCCCAAAGGCTTCCCCACCCAGAGAAGCTCTCAGCTGGGGAACTGTGAAGAGCAGCAGAGGCTTCCACCTGAACACGTGGGTGAAGAAAGGCCGCAGACTCTCACTGAGCCAACAAGACAACGCAGAGAAACAAGAAGACGACGACAAGACTGCG GGAGGAGGAGTCCCTGACaagtgtgagagaggaggagtgaaACAGAAGATCTGCAGATCCAGAAAAGATGTGAAGATGAAGCTCGACCCTGAAGCACACAGACCTCCGTCTCACCACCGCTCCACAGGAAGCCTCCACCTGCCCGTACCTGCCTGGTCTCACTGCTCTGACGCCACACAGCAGACAGCAGAGCCTCAGGTGACGGAGCGGAAGCAGTCGTCGTCTCCGTCTTTCTTTTCCCAGCACAGAGGTCCGTCCCTGTCCCTGTTCAAACGACGCAAATCTCACTCTGTGGAGGTGGAGCGTAACGCCAGGCTCCACGCTCGCCGCGCCTCAGAGCCTGGTCAGCGGCTGGTGGAGCAAGCCTCCGCCCTCAGCCACACTCAGCTGCCCAGTGACCCAGGGCTGAAGGTGTCGCAGGTGGATTCGCAGGGATCCGCCTCTGAGGCTCGCTTCTGCCTGTCCCCTCACTCCACCAAAGCCGTGAGGGACTACTTCTCCTCGCACCCGCGCAGTAACCCCCAGAG
- the LOC122783184 gene encoding rho GTPase-activating protein 20-like isoform X3, whose protein sequence is MDMSPLQQQQVEEDVSLRRGSMEQENKRRMKSQSCRRQSAPSLVITKALTRSKTLSRDSFLVPVSPETCPLVQSFLAASERCFLQHGHAQLRTGMQTQDRHLFLFNDVLVVAKAKSANHFKLKTQVCVSEMWTASCVDEVCEGSIDTERSFVMGWPTCNCVCVYSSAEQKEKWLSLLKSRIKEEKEREEPKTIPLRVYGKGINSFAVTKTLPVSNSDSTNEVIRLALQQFSIIGNVKNYQLWVISKRDNAPYPLIGHEFPFSVHMNHMRQAASQGGGAGARDAVVAAPPVDRDRLQVGHVQASRQCQFILKPRPEESLLQQQQVFADFSQKSFKRRRSLITWAFWRGSASHLNELSVSGAARGCLFGRHLSCVCVEDALPKPVMDMLAFLYHEGPWTRGIFRRPAGARAVRELRDSLDAGEFQLPLTCDHVFVIAGVFKDFLRNIPGSLLCCELHEEWMDVLEEEEEEEEQVQDVQRMICRLPRENALLLRHLLALLHGIQGNAHENQMTAFNLSVCIAPSMLWPPGAPCSPEVEGEETKKVCELVKFMIEHCQQILGEDPRSLFGGPPQRRHCDETGSESCSYPLTDSSYDSLENELDNSSGGSPSFCSRLRSKPLQGSLDSILTSSDCDQDTGPGDHDQSRGLHGLERTRGRKQDSAAGGSSSTLDSLSPEGPHRPRRYSEPAIAYVAKFGPCASGSTEVLSGEEEDGAEDLSKETPSSHTHCTGESRRAGGECEACSSSLSSTTNSPAPTRSSLDSLDSLSSDRPGLLLPRTLLPSSSSSVTPPPFRLSSEQNTVPKASPPREALSWGTVKSSRGFHLNTWVKKGRRLSLSQQDNAEKQEDDDKTAGGGVPDKCERGGVKQKICRSRKDVKMKLDPEAHRPPSHHRSTGSLHLPVPAWSHCSDATQQTAEPQVTERKQSSSPSFFSQHRGPSLSLFKRRKSHSVEVERNARLHARRASEPGQRLVEQASALSHTQLPSDPGLKVSQVDSQGSASEARFCLSPHSTKAVRDYFSSHPRSNPQSSQQVALALVKSHREWLRRNSDPTAEPDYEQLLFAEESFV, encoded by the exons ATGGACATGTccccactgcagcagcagcaggtggaggaggacgtCAGCCTGAGGAGAGGCAGCATGGAGCAGGAAAATAAACGG agGATGAAGTCTCAGAGTTGTCGCCGTCAGTCTGCTCCGTCTCTGGTCATCACCAAGGCCCTGACCCGGTCCAAGACTCTGTCCAG agaCAGCTTCCTGGTCCCCGTGAGTCCGGAGACGTGTCCCCTGGTGCAGTCCTTCCTCGCGGCCTCAGAGCGCTGCTTCCTCCAGCACGGACACGCTCAGCTGAGGACGGGGATGCAGACTCAGGACAGACACCTCTTCCTCTTCAACGACGTCCTGGTCGTCGCCAAGGCCAA GTCGGCGAACCACTTCAAGCTGAAgactcaggtgtgtgtgagtgagatgtGGACGGCGAGCTGCGTGGACGAGGTGTGTGAGGGCAGCATCGACACAGAGAGGAGCTTTGTCATGGGCTGGCCCacctgtaactgtgtgtgtgtgtacag TTCAGCAGAACAGAAAGAGAAATGGCTCTCACTCCTCAAAAG TCGcataaaagaagagaaagagagggaggagcctAAAACAATTCCACTGCGAGTTTACGGGAAAGGGATCAACAGCTTTGCTGTG acaaagacacttCCTGTGAGCAACTCCGATTCAACCAATGAGGTGATCCGACTGGCTCTGCAGCAGTTCAGCATCATA GGAAATGTGAAAAACTACCAGTTATGGGTCATTTCAAAGAGGGACAACGCCCCCTAtcctctgattg GTCACGAGTTTCCGTTCAGCGTCCACATGAACCACATGAGACAGGCGGCGTCTCAGGGGGGCGGGGCAGGGGCCAGGGACGCGGTGGTGGCGGCGCCACCTGTGGACAGAGACAGGCTGCAGGTGGGACACGTGCAGGCCAGCAGGCAGTGTCAGTTCATTCTGAAGCCTCGACCCGAAGAAtcgctgctgcagcagcagcaggtgtttgcAG atttttctCAGAAGTCCTTCAAAAGGAGGCGTTCCCTCATCACCTGGGCCTTCTGGCGAGGCTCCGCCTCTCACCTGAACGAGCTGTCTGTCTCTGGCGCGGCCCGTGGCTGCCTGTTCGGCCGCCATCtcagctgcgtgtgtgtggaaGACGCGTTACCCAAACCCGTCATG GACATGCTGGCGTTCCTGTACCACGAGGGGCCGTGGACGCGGGGAATCTTCCGGCGTCCGGCGGGAGCTCGCGCGGTCAGAGAGCTGCGAGACTCTCTGGACGCTGGAGAGTTCCAGCTTCCTCTGACATGTGACCACGTCTTTGTCATCGCCGGAGTCTTTAAG GATTTCTTACGTAACATCCCGGGCAGCTTGCTGTGCTGCGAACTTCACGAAGAGTGGATGGACgtgctggaggaagaggaggaggaggaagagcaggtgCAGGACGTGCAGAG GATGATCTGTCGCCTCCCGAGAGAGAACGCTCTGCTGCTGCGACACCTGTTAGCGCTGCTGCACGGTATCCAGGGCAACGCTCACGAGAACCAGATGACCGCGTTCAACTTGTCCGTGTGCATCgctcccagcatgctttggcCACCGGGGGCGCCGTGCAGCCcggaggtggagggggaggagaccAAGAAG GTTTGTGAGCTGGTGAAGTTCATGATCGAACACTGTCAGCAGATTCTGGGAGAAGACCCTCGGTCTCTGTTTGGAGGACCGCCACAGAGACGGCACTGTGACGAGACTGGATCAG AGTCCTGTTCTTACCCTCTGACAGACTCCTCCTACGACAGCCTGGAGAACGAGCTGGACAACAGCAGCGGAGGATCGCCCAGTTTCTGCAGCCGCCTCCGCTCCAAGCCGCTGCAGGGAAGCCTGGACTCCATCCTCACATCGAGTGACTGCGACCAGGACACAGGTCCAGGAGACCACGATCAAAGCAGAGGTCTACACGGTCTGGAGAGAACCAGAGGCAGGAAGCAGGACTCAGCGGCTGGAGGCTCCTCGTCCACACTGGACTCCCTGTCTCCGGAGGGTCCACACAGACCGAGGCGCTACTCAGAGCCGGCTATAGCATATGTGGCTAAGTTTGGACCATGTGCTTCAGGAAGCACTGAGGTCCTCagtggtgaggaggaggacggagcTGAAGATCTGTCAAAGGAGACACccagcagtcacacacactgcacaggtgagagcaggagagcaggaggagagtgTGAGGCCTGCTCCTCCAgcctctcctccaccaccaaCTCACCCGCACCAACTCGCTCCTCCCTGGACTCTCTGGACTCCCTCAGCAGCGACAGACCAGGTCTTCTCCTGCCCAGGACGCTGCTGccctccagcagctcctctgtaaCACCTCCACCCTTCAGATTGTCTTCAGAGCAGAACACCGTCCCAAAGGCTTCCCCACCCAGAGAAGCTCTCAGCTGGGGAACTGTGAAGAGCAGCAGAGGCTTCCACCTGAACACGTGGGTGAAGAAAGGCCGCAGACTCTCACTGAGCCAACAAGACAACGCAGAGAAACAAGAAGACGACGACAAGACTGCG GGAGGAGGAGTCCCTGACaagtgtgagagaggaggagtgaaACAGAAGATCTGCAGATCCAGAAAAGATGTGAAGATGAAGCTCGACCCTGAAGCACACAGACCTCCGTCTCACCACCGCTCCACAGGAAGCCTCCACCTGCCCGTACCTGCCTGGTCTCACTGCTCTGACGCCACACAGCAGACAGCAGAGCCTCAGGTGACGGAGCGGAAGCAGTCGTCGTCTCCGTCTTTCTTTTCCCAGCACAGAGGTCCGTCCCTGTCCCTGTTCAAACGACGCAAATCTCACTCTGTGGAGGTGGAGCGTAACGCCAGGCTCCACGCTCGCCGCGCCTCAGAGCCTGGTCAGCGGCTGGTGGAGCAAGCCTCCGCCCTCAGCCACACTCAGCTGCCCAGTGACCCAGGGCTGAAGGTGTCGCAGGTGGATTCGCAGGGATCCGCCTCTGAGGCTCGCTTCTGCCTGTCCCCTCACTCCACCAAAGCCGTGAGGGACTACTTCTCCTCGCACCCGCGCAGTAACCCCCAGAG